The Sphingobium sp. JS3065 genomic sequence CGGCATGACGAATCCGCCCCTTAAAGCCGCCCTGATCCCCGTCACCCCGCTTCAGCAGAATTGCACGCTCTTCTGGTGCACGGCGACCAATCGGGGCGCTTTCGTCGATCCGGGCGGCGATCTTCCCATGCTGAAAAAGGCGGCGGAACAGCATGGCGTCACCATCGAGAAGATCCTGGTCACCCACGGCCATATCGACCATTGCGGCCAGGCGGGCATGCTCGCCCGCGACCTTGGCGTACCGATCGAAGGCCCGCATGAGGCCGACCGCTTCTGGATCGACAGGCTCGGCGAAGACGGCGCCCAATATGGCATCGAGGGCGAAAGCTTCGAACCCGACCGCTGGCTACAGGACGGCGACCGGGTGACGGTGGGCGATCTGACGCTCGACGTCTATCATTGCCCCGGCCACACGCCGGGCCATGTCGTCTTCCACCACGCCCCCAGCAAGCTCGCCGTCGTGGGTGACGTGCTGTTCCAGGGGTCGATTGGCCGAACCGACTTCCCTATGGGCAATCATCAGGATCTGATCGACGCGATCACCGGCAAGCTCTGGCCCCTGGGCGGCGATACGGCCTTCGTCCCCGGCCATGGCCCGATGAGCAACTTCGCCCATGAACGCCGCACCAATCCCTTCGTGGCGGATTCCGTCCTGGCCTGATCCTACCGAATCATCGCCATGGCGGGCGGCGCAGGCACCTCTCGCGTCGCCCCATAGGCGATGATGAGCGCCGTCGCCGCCATCCCGACCATCACAAGCCAGGTCAGCGTCGCCCCGCCGCCGCGCCACACCGTCGGC encodes the following:
- a CDS encoding MBL fold metallo-hydrolase, whose protein sequence is MTNPPLKAALIPVTPLQQNCTLFWCTATNRGAFVDPGGDLPMLKKAAEQHGVTIEKILVTHGHIDHCGQAGMLARDLGVPIEGPHEADRFWIDRLGEDGAQYGIEGESFEPDRWLQDGDRVTVGDLTLDVYHCPGHTPGHVVFHHAPSKLAVVGDVLFQGSIGRTDFPMGNHQDLIDAITGKLWPLGGDTAFVPGHGPMSNFAHERRTNPFVADSVLA